AAACGAAAAGCCCCAGGGCGAAACCGTTGCCTATGACAAGCTTCTCCAAGCCTGGAAGGAAGGCCGCGTGCGATAAGCCAACATCTCCTTGCACGCCTTACACAAAGGGACGCCATTCGTGGCGTCCCTTTTTATTTTTAAAGAAAAGACAAAGAAAAGCCTCGGCGACTCAATAAATCCCCGAACAAAACAACTTCGAAATACAAAATAAATTAAAACACTTACAACGCACAAATGTATCACAGGTAAAATTAATTCAATAAAAACAGAAGATGATCTAAATATTCAACAAACGAATTCCAAACAGCGTCCCGTTAAACGTTTTTGAAGAGGGGATGGGGTCTGGGGAAGGGGGGAAACTTTTTTCAAAAAGTTTCCCCCCTTCCCCAACCGCCGGAGGCCCCCCTCCTACCAATCCACATCACCTTCAGGTGTAATGCCGAAATGATCCCATTGTGCCTTGGCTTCAGCTTCAGCTTTTTCAATACGCTCTTGAGACCAGGGTGTAATGACAAGCGCTTCGGCGACAAGTTGCCAAATATACTTGACTTCATACGTGCACCCATCGAAGTATTTTGGCAAACGCTTCATGATTTGATCACGACAGTTCGAGCAGCCAACAACAATAACGTTGGCCTTACTCTGCTGAATTTGCTCATATTTGTAGCGACCATGCCAAGCCGATTGTTCTTCATACGGCATGGGCCACAAGCCTCCACCAGCTCCACAACAATAATTTTGATGCCGATTCGGCGTGAGTTCGACAAAGTTATCAACACACTGTTGAATTATCCAACGCGGTTCGTCAAAATATCCTTTCCCAAAATTTCGTTCGAGTTCGCGACCATGCTTACAGGAATCATGAAATGTAAATGTCTTCCCTGCATGTACGGATTTATCCAACGTAATACGCCCTTCTTTGATGATCTCCATAAGATAATCATACAAATAGATGAAATTGATCGCATTGGCTGGATCTTCTTTCACCAATGTTTCCATGCCCTTCCGGAAACCATATGATCCCCCACCGCAGTCAGGCATGATCAATCGACCAATATTGTGTTTTTTCACATAGTCGATTTTCCGCCGGGCAAATTCACGATTGGCGTCGGGATTGGCTGAAAACAAGGCCCAGTCAACAGCCTCCCAATTCTCAGACGGGACGGTCCAGGATTCACGAGCAGCATAAAAAATCTGCCACCACCAAAACTGGTCTTCAAAATCCCCATAGACCTCTTTCGAGTTCGGGAAAAACAATGTCTTCGCACCATCTCTGTCGACAGGCACATAAAACCCTGGCAACTCTTCAGACAACTCCTGACCAAGCTCAGCCATTCCTTGAAGATATTCTTCTTGCGTGATGCCAAGATTATTGCCGGTCTTAAGATTGTTGAGAACGCCTTTATGTAATGATCCAGGAACGCTATCGCGGTTGCGGCGACTCCGCAAATGCGCCATAATTGCCGGAACATCGATATTATGTGGACAGTTGCTGGCACAGCGGCCGCACCCTGTGCAAAGCCACGGAAAACGGGACTCGATAACCTCGTCGACAAGCCCATTAGCAAGCAAGCGCAAGACTTTGCGTGTGTCCAAACCATCTAATTCAGGAGCACCACTCGTTGGACAACCGGCTGAACACGCACCACAGACCATGCATTCAGAGAAATCATACTGGTCAAGAAGTGATCGGAGCTCCGGGTCCATGCATCGACTATTAGGCGGGTAATTCATGATACAATCCTTGGTGAAAAGATAAGAATAGCCGTAGCGCTGAAGTGCATCCTTCCGGCTTGATCGTCAAAAATATCCATATCGTTGATTACACAGTACGGTAACGGCAATGAAATCTTTATACCGAAAACAATGCACCTAGTAAAGCAAAGAGTATGGATATTGTGTTGGTGCACAAAACAGAAAAATACTGTTCTGATCATTGTATAAATATATGATCATCATTTCAACATGTGGCAATGCTGGCATATACGGACATATGAGAGGTTCACCTGATTTGAATATGTTCTTTTCTACCGATGAATGCACATCTACAACATAAAATGATCATCACTACCAAACCAAAACCTATATCATTGGCATGAACTTTGTTTGATTTTCAATTGTTAAAACAAAGAGAGCGTTGAGATAGATTCTGATTCCATTTTTTTTGATTTTTGAGGAATGGTATCGAACACAAAAAGAAAACAAGGAGTTTCCCATGACAAAAGCATCATTCCCCACCTGTCCTTCGCGACCAAACTGCGTCAATTCAAAAGAGACGCATCCACGGAATGCCATTCTGCCTTTGACGTTTGATGAAACACAGGAATCTCGTTCAACCGCATGGAAACGCCTTCGGTCCGTTGTTCTTGCCATCCCCGGAACGCAACTTATCGAGGAAAGCACAGATAGGCTGGTTTGTACTGTAACCAGTCACATTTTTAAATTCATAGATGACGTCATTTTTGTCATGCGACCTGATGCTTCGGTCATTGATGTGCATTCAGCATCACGCATTGGGTACTGGGATCTTGGTGCGAACCGAAAGCGCATCGAACGTATTCGCCGAATATTCGAGCACAATTACGCCAGCAAAGAGTTAAAGCTGTGACGAAACTCCTCGAAACTCGGCGTAGCAATACCAATTCGAGCCATATCTTGAAGATTATACTCTGTGATAGCTTTCGTCTGTGCTGCTGTTGCATCAGCGAGAACAACAACATCATAATCAAGGCTTATGCCATCATAGGCTGTTGATCGAATACAATTCGCTGTATTGACACCAATAAGAACAATTGTATGAATACCAAGTCGGCGAAGCAATAAATCAAGCTCAGTAGCAAAAAAGGCGCTAAACCGTGGCTTTACAATAACGTATTCATTGTTAGAGGGAGAAAGTTCTTGAACTATCTTCGCACCCTCTGTATTTTCGACAACTCCACGGGATGTTCCGTCAAGAAACGCGCTTCGCCTGACAAGCTCAACATCAGAACCATCAGTCCTATACCTTCTACATACATGGACTACAGGAAGATTTTTACTACGAAAAAAATGAAGAACTTTTGACATATTCTCTATCCTGGACATCGCTTCTCCAACTGCAAAAGGCGCTCCAGGAAGAACAAAGTCATTTTGCATATCAATCGATACTAACGCAAAGGAATTGCTCATTATCTCAACGCTCCTTTCAATAGGTTTGATCTCAAGACACAACACAAATAAATTATACAAAACAAAGCACTGCATAGGAATCACCTATAACAGAAGCCAAACACATGATATACCAATGTTACAATGGAGGGCCGCGTCGGATCCAGTCCACAACGCAACACCACATAAAAATCGATAGATAAAAATTAAGTACCTGCTTCACTTATTGATCAGTTTTCAGTATAAACCAGCATCGTGCTCCTGACGAAAATATGAAGTTAGTCAAAAGAGAGACGTTTGATACGAGCATATGCGGTTCTGCTTTAAAGTACACAACACGAAGCCAACGAAATATTCAACACAATGAAATCACATACGATAAAATCATCTTTTGAGCCTACAAAAAACCCGTGTAGTATACTCATTGTCGAGGATGAAGCAGCCAACCGTCTTGCCATGTCTCTTTTTCTGGAACGTTTTGGGCACACCGTGACCAAAGTGCAAAATGGAATCGAAGCCGTCAACACAGCTTTGTCGGAAAAATTCGATATTATTCTCATGGATATTCAACTTCCCGGTCTCGACGGTGTGGAAGCGACACGACGTATTCGCACTGAATTCGCTGAACGAGAACTTACGGCTCCCATTATTATTGCGCTGACGGCCCATGCCATGGCCGGTGACCGGGAGAAACTGCTTTCGTCCGGTATGGATGATTACATTTCCAAACCCTTAGATCTCTTCGACCTCATCGCGATTATCGATCGACACTGTGCACGTTTGATCGACTAAAATTCATTTTTTTTATACGCGTCCAATTCTGACATTTCCTATCGCACTAGCTCTAAAACTCGCGAAAGTGCATTCATATCAACCATACGTGCGTTTATCACACATCATACAAAATCAGCCTCACATACATTATAAAACAATATACCGTATCATGACACACAACAGCGGAGATGCAACATCAAGACTACGCCTATTCAACTAAAAACCACATGAATCTGGTATATTAACAAAAATAAACAATGGGGATATACCCTGCGACGTATCACTTTTACGTAATATAGAAATAATAAATGCTTTGTGTATTGTTTCTCAAGAGATCCCTCGTAACATTCTCATCGCTACTTAATCGTAATGAAAACGTTCCCTGCGGAAGAGGGCTCTCCATTTCAGCATGGACAAAAGCAAAAAAAAAGATATATGCACTAAATCGGATTTTGAACTCTAAATAATCTTCCTGCTTGGAGGTCCCGAGAAACGTGGGCAATCTATTGCAAATTGATATTACTGTACCCGCAGCAAATGGCTCAACTCCGTCATATTGCTCCGAAGACGTGCTTTCGCCGGATTGCAACCGTGAAGCACTCATAGCTCAACTGACGACCTTCCTCACGATGAACATTGCCCATGGATGGGAGGAAGAAGAAAACGCGACAAATGGTCATCTTGTTTTTCGCGTAATACTGGACAAACGACCATCCAGCTCGGCATTAATCGAAGAAATTTCTTTGCGTTGGCCCAATATCGGCCTCCTTGTCCAAGAAATATCGGACCAGGACTGGAGTCTCGCCTGGAAAGAGTACTTCACTCCCATCAAAGCTGGATCGCGCTTTGAAATTCTCCCTCCATGGTCAGCCGACCAAGCCGATCCAACACGCACTCCCATATTCATCGAACCGAAAATGGCCTTTGGTACGGGGCATCACCCAACAACGGCGTTATGCCTTGAACATCTTTCCAATTTGGTTGAATCTGGTCGAATTAAAAAAAATATGGAGTTCCTCGACTTGGGGACAGGGTCGGGCATTCTCGGTATCGCTTTGTCCTTGCTTGGATTAACCGGTGTTGGTCTCGATATTGATCCTTTAGCGATGCATTGTGCCAGAGAAAATGTTCTTCGCAATCACGTGGCCGAGAAATTCACCTTGGCTGCAGGGAGCCTCGATAGTCTTGCCGTAACACGAGGATTCGATGTGGTCGTTGCCAATATTCTGGCTGGGCCGCTTATTTCCATGGCCCCGGATCTCTTGGACTGCGTTGCACAAGACGGTGTTCTTATTCTCTCCGGCATTTTATCTCACCAAGCCGAAGATGTCGCGCGTGCGTACTCAAGACGTGGACGACCACGCATCGAGACGAAAGGGGATGACGATACCTGGGCAGTTCTTGTATGGTCATGAATACCTTGTATTGGTATGCATAAAAAAATCTTTGCTTTTCTCCTGTCTGCTGTATAAACGGCGACGCTTAAGTCAGCACACGTGCTGTGTTTGGGGGCTATCGTGTGTGTCGAGGCAAAAGATTGAAATCAATACGGACAGGACAAAACGCAAAAAACCGCTTACTTCAAGCGCTTCGTACCTGAAGGGAATATTTGCTATGTACAGAAAAACTCGTGTCCTCGTTACGGGCGGGGCTGGATTTCTCGGCTCTCACCTTTGCGAACGCCTTCTCAAAGAAGGCTACGAGGTCATTTGCCTCGATAACTGCTTCACCGGTTCGAAGCAGAATATTCTCCACCTGCATAATGATCCGAACTTCGAATTTTTACGACACGATATTACGTTTCCGCTCTACCTTGAGGTGGATCAGATATATAACCTGGCCTGCCCGGCATCGCCCATCCATTACCAATTCGACCCCGTCCAAACAACGAAAACAAGCGTCCATGGCGCCATCAATATGCTTGGTCTGGCCAAACGAGTTCGCGCCAAGATCATGCAAGCATCGACATCCGAAGTGTACGGCGACCCCGAAATGCATCCACAACAGGAATCCTACTGGGGTAACGTGAATCCTATCGGCATGCGCTCGTGCTACGATGAAGGAAAACGTTGTGCTGAGACATTGTTCTTCGACTATAAACGCCAGCATAACTTGCGCATCAAAGTCGCTCGCATTTTCAACACGTACGGACCTCGCATGCACCCCAACGACGGCCGCGTTGTCTCCAACTTCATTGTTCAGGCTCTCAAAAACGAGCCCATCACGGTCTATGGCGATGGTTCGCAGACTCGATCGTTCTGCTATGTCGATGATCTTGTCGAAGGATTCTACCGCCTCATGAATGTGACGGACGACGCGTTTTCCGGCCCGGTAAACCTCGGTAATCCAGGAGAATTTACGATTCTCCAGCTTGCAAATCTCGTTATAGAGTACACAAACTCAAAATCGGAGATTATTTACAAGCCGCTGCCGGAAAATGATCCCCGAAAACGACGCCCTGATATCACCTTGGCCAAAGAAGTTTTGGGCTGGCAACCGTACACCAAACTCGAGCAAGGCCTTCTGAAAACCATTACGTATTTCGACAAATACCTTACCCAAGAAGAAGCCGCTGCGCAGTAAGCGGATTCACAGAAAAGCGTGTTCTTACCGGAACCGTGAATCATGTTCGCGGTTCCGGTATATATTTTTCCACCATCGAATTGTCTTGAGACGGGTTCGCAGACCCACCTCTGCGTGTCGTCGCGAGAACAGGATACCGAGAAGTAGGTTCCAGATGTCCCCCTCCCCCGAATTCATTGCCGCATTCCGTGCCGGTGCGCGTTCTGTCTTTCCTGCACTTCCCGGACTCGTCCCTTTTGCTTTGATCTGTGGTGTAACCGCAATGAAAGCCCAAGTACCAGGATACCTCGCCTCATTCATGTCATTGACCGTTTTTGCGGGGGCATCACAGCTTGCCGCTCTGGAGCTCTTCAGTGCAGGGGCACCGTTAGCCGTTGTCGTCATGACAGGGCTTGTCATCAATCTCCGATTTGTCATGTATAGCGCGTCGATAACCCCACACCTTCAGAACCGTACCCTTTTTGAACGCATTCTCATGGCCTATGTCCTGACCGATCAAGGCTATGCACTTTCTGTCATTCGGTTCGAAAAGCCCCCCCCGTTAATAAAGCCGGATACTATCTTGGTGCGTCACTCATGATATGGGTGGTTTGGCAAAGCGCTACTGTGGCCGGCATCTTCGCCGGTGCGACAGCGCCACCCGAGCTCAATCTTGATTTTGCGATACCTCTGACATTTATGGCGCTCATTTTTCCTGCAATAACAAACCGCCCTAAAGCCGCCGCCGCACTCGCATCGGGGATGGCAGCGATTATTACGTATACATTGCCGTATAACCTGGGGCTTGTCATTGCTTCAGCTATCGGCATTGCGACGGGATTCTTTCTGAGTGAGCGTACATCATGACGAACGATCAAGCGACGACATTCTTTCTCGCGTGTCTTCTCTTGGGACTGGGAACATGGATCTTTCGCGCATCATTTCTCTTGGCTGCGGACCGGCTCCGTACATCGGAACGATTTATCCGACTTCTCAGCTTCATTCCTGCGGCCGTTCTCAGTGCGTTGGTTGTTCCAGCCATTATCTATCACCAAGGACACATTGACGCGCTGCATGGCAAAGAACGTATTATCGCCGGCATTGCTGCCGCTATAGTAGCTTGGAGAACCAAGAATATATTGGCGACCATCACGACAGGCATGGTCGCCGTCGGAGTTCTTGAGTGGATTTTCTAAACAACAAAACAATGTAATCTCTGGATTATAGTATACATTATGTAGAGCACACAGGGAATTTCTCTCCCGTATATTGACGTCTACGACTTATTCGGCGTGATCTTCTTTTTCTATTGTGCCTGCAAGCTCTTCAAGTCGCTTTTGATTCAGAATAACAACGGCACGACCGCTCACGGCCACAACTCCCATATCAGCAAATTTTTTAAAATGTCGCGATAATGCTTCGGGTGTGACACCGACAATTTTGGCGATTTCTCGTTGCGACACAGGAAGACTATACGTGGAATCTCCGGAAGATGGTCGCGCCTGAATCAAAAAAGCGGCAACCCGTTCAGATAAATCTTTGAGAGATAACGATTCAATAAGCGCCATGGCTTCCTTGAGGCGTCGGGATAACACTTTAATGACGTTGAACGCCAGATGAGGATCGGATTCCAAGGCATCGGCAAAAGAAAGTGCCGAGACAGTAAACAACCGTGTTCTTTCCATGGCTTCAGCGCTCAAAGGATAGCGCTCACCGGTTTGCATAGCGCATAGACAAAACGGTTCCCCTGCTTCGAAAACATAAACAATTTGCTCTTTTCCACCTGGTGATCGTTTATACAGCTTGGCTTTACCCGAAAGAACGACATGAAAATCATCGGCAGGGTCTTGTTCGGTGGCGACCAGACTTCCAGCTTCAATAAGCGCTATCCGCCCCTGAGTAGCCAATGAGACCAGGTTGTTGTCATCCAGTCCAGAAAAAAGCGGCATTGCGCGCAGTTCGTAAAAAACCGACGGTCGACTCATAAAATCTCCTTCGCGTTGATTGCAATCAATGTCGTCATTTCTCCGGGAATGTAGTATTGGGCTGTCAGTGGATACAACGCCGGATGCTTTCCTTACGGCGACCTTCTTCACCTTCGAGAAAGACAAGGAGCTTTTGATGAAATCCAAACGCATCGTCGTTATTGGCGGCTCTGCCGCCGGTCCCAAAGCCGCAGCCCGGGCTAAACGTCTTGATCAGGACGCCCAAGTTGTGTTGTTGCAAAAGGATCCTGAGTTGTCCATGGCTTCATGCGGCTATCCGTATTATATCGGCGGGACATTCGACGACCGCAATCAGCTTATCTGCACCCCGACCGGGGTTGTGCGTGATCCCGGCTTTTTTGCCAAGGCCAAAGGTGTAGAAGCCATGGTCCGCACCGAAGTGACTGAGATCGATCCCAAAGCCAAGACCGTTTCGTTCTCCAAGCTTGACTCCAACGAAACCGGCAGTCTGGAATATGACAAGCTCATCATTTGTACCGGTGCCAGCCCACGCGTTCCCCCCATCCCGGGTCGTGAACTGGCTGGTATTACGCCGTTGCACGCCATGCGCGATGCTGATGCCCTGCATGAAGCCGCTGCCCAAGCCAAGGGCAAAAAGGCCATCATCGTGGGCGGTGGATTAATTGGCATAGAGACCTGCGAAGCGTTCGCCGAAAAAGGACTTGATGTCACCGTCGTGGAACTCCTTCCGCAAATCCTCATGTTCCTCGATCCAGAGATGGCCAAGCTCGTAGAAAACCACGTCAAGGCCAAGGGCGTCAATATTATTACGAACAATGGTGTTGCCGAATTTATCGGCGAAAACGGCCACGTCAGCGCGGTCAAACTCAACGATGGGACGACACTGCCCTGCGATGTTGCCGTTGTCGCTATTGGCGTTGTGCCCAATGTGCGCCTAGCAAAGGACGCCGGTCTTGGCATCGGCAAATTCGGTGGTATTGAAGTCAATGAGTTCATGCAAACCACCGATCCCGATATCTATGCTTCCGGTGACTGCGTGGAACTGACCAACCGCATCACCGGACAAAAGACTCTGGCACCGTATGGCGACTTGGCCAACCTCGAAGGCCGTGTTGCCGCGGAAAACGCGGTGAAAGGAAATAGCTCTTTTTTCCCGGGGACCATACACAGCGGTATCTGCAAGGTATTCGATTTTACCGCAGCTACGACGGGATTATCTGAAGAGCGTGCGCGCCAGGCCGGTTTCGATGTGGTCTCGGCCACCAATGCCGGTCTTGATCGTCCCGGATTCATGGGCGCCAAACTGCTTGTATCCAAGATGGTTGCCGACGCCAAAACCGGGCGCCTGCTGGGCTTCCAGATTGTTGGCCCGGGCGAGGTCAACCGCCAGGTCGCCGAAGCCGCTGTTGCCGTCATGGCCGGCATGAGTATCAACGATCTTGCTGTCGCCGACCTGCCCTACGCGCCCCCCTATTCCTTGGCCATCGATCATTTCATCACGTCGGCGCATATCCTGCAAAACAAGATGAACGGCTTGATGACCGGCGTGACCAACCGTGAAGTCAAAGCGAAACTCGATGCCGGAGAAAAGCTGTTTTTCCTCGACGTGCGTTCACCGGAAGAATTCGCCCAAATGGAACTCGGCATCGGTGAAAAGCTTATTCCTTTGGGCGCTTTGCGTTCGAAAATGAGCGAGCTTCCGGAAGACAAAAATGCGGAAATCATTACCTATTGTAAAATTTCCATGCGTGGCTACGAAGCCCAACAAGTCTTGCACCATGCCGGCTACAGCAACGTCACCGTCATGGAAGGCGGCGTCATGGCCTGGCCGTATGGACGGAAAAAATAACGAACGAAAGACAGAATTTACATTGTGAATAATATGCAGGAGAACCCCATTGGGGGCTCTCCTGTATTTTATTATACGAGAACAACGTACGATGACAAAAGAAACGCTTGCAGAAAAAATCGCTCGCGTCACAGCAGAAATCGTGATGCTATCGGCGTATGATCCCGCATGGCCGAGTCATTTCGAAGAAGAAAAACGCCATTTGGAGGCATGCCTTCCCGCTGACTTGATCATTCGCATTGAACATATCGGCTCCACAGCCATTCCCGGCCTTATCGCCAAACCCATTATCGACATGCTCATTGAGATTACTGACGTGGAACGCGGTAAACGCCTTATCCCTGAAATTCTCGAATCCCAAGGATATGATTGCTTTTGGCGTCCTCATGGCAATCGCAATATCCCCCCATACTATACCTGGTGCATCAAACGCGCATCCAATGGCACACGCACCCACCATCTCCACATCGATGCCCCCAGAGCGCAGGCAAACAAGGTACGGTTTCGGGATATCCTTCTTGCAAATCCAGAACGAGCCCATGAATACGCCAACCTGAAGCAGCGCCTTGAACTCCAACACAAAAACAATCGTATCGCATATACCACCGCCAAAGGGAGCTTCATTCAAGAGACGCTCGACGATGAAAACATCTTTTGAAAGTACATTTAGAAAGAGGAACAATACATCGTCAAAAATTGTGGCTGGTTACATACTCACACAAAAACAAGCATTCTATTTTCAAAAATTTTAGTCGCGTATAAAATATTTCGTTTACAAAAATACACAATGCGAACAGACACAATTACGAAAACAGTTTCAACGCAGCAATAATTGTCACAGTCGCCGCGAGAAGCCCTCCCATACGAACGGTGAGGTCGTGCTTGAGTCGCAATTCCAACTCTCGCAAGTCCTGTTTCGTGGCAAGCTCCCGTCGAGTCTCTTCGTCCTGTTTTTCAAGGATTTTAATCAGGACGCTGGCAGCTTCTTCGCCCAACGCTTTTTCCAATTTTTTTGAATCGTCGAATAATAATGTCATCGTCTTATCCTGGCATATGCGGCACGCTCCATTCATCTTCGCACCCCGTCACGCTAAAAATCAATCATTTGCGATGGGGTGTCAATTGACCGCATGCTTGCGTATCGGATTATAGTGAACCCAATTAGCAGTCTTAAAGCTTTTGGCGTCTCAAACAAAATACAACCACATCGTGGAGCTAGCCATCTAATATCAATCTACTAATAAAAGTCATTCGCCAAAACACAAATCCATCGTCTAGTTAAGTATTGTTGCAGAATTGACATTTTGTATTTATCTGCGTATTCTTATTCTTACACAAGCCAACAATGAGGGTACGCTATTGAAAAGCATCACGGAAATTTCCTTTGTATACAAAAAAACGGTTACGGAGACATTCTGTCAATTTATTTGGAGAATACCTTCTAAACGTCCAGTTTTTTTAGCGAGTATCCTCTCTTTATTAAAAATAGTCTCCCAGTTAGCCCATTGCAATACAGGTATAACTTTAACAAAAAAATAGCATGACAGCATTACTTTTCTAAATACTATTTTTTCATAGCATTGACCTTATATTTTGCTCTGGGGCGTGAATCAAGACTCAAAAGCATAACCGTTGCTCATATCGCCCCCTACGCGAGGGCGTGGATTGAAACTAGTTCAGTATTGCTGCTTGGTAATAAGTAGCTATCGATACGTCCCAGAGCAAAATCAATACTACAATCCCCACCCAACCCCACTCTCGACTGCTTCTCCGGGTCGACACGCACGAGAGACATGATGAC
The window above is part of the Desulfovibrio inopinatus DSM 10711 genome. Proteins encoded here:
- a CDS encoding (Fe-S)-binding protein; its protein translation is MNYPPNSRCMDPELRSLLDQYDFSECMVCGACSAGCPTSGAPELDGLDTRKVLRLLANGLVDEVIESRFPWLCTGCGRCASNCPHNIDVPAIMAHLRSRRNRDSVPGSLHKGVLNNLKTGNNLGITQEEYLQGMAELGQELSEELPGFYVPVDRDGAKTLFFPNSKEVYGDFEDQFWWWQIFYAARESWTVPSENWEAVDWALFSANPDANREFARRKIDYVKKHNIGRLIMPDCGGGSYGFRKGMETLVKEDPANAINFIYLYDYLMEIIKEGRITLDKSVHAGKTFTFHDSCKHGRELERNFGKGYFDEPRWIIQQCVDNFVELTPNRHQNYCCGAGGGLWPMPYEEQSAWHGRYKYEQIQQSKANVIVVGCSNCRDQIMKRLPKYFDGCTYEVKYIWQLVAEALVITPWSQERIEKAEAEAKAQWDHFGITPEGDVDW
- a CDS encoding DUF1499 domain-containing protein yields the protein MTKASFPTCPSRPNCVNSKETHPRNAILPLTFDETQESRSTAWKRLRSVVLAIPGTQLIEESTDRLVCTVTSHIFKFIDDVIFVMRPDASVIDVHSASRIGYWDLGANRKRIERIRRIFEHNYASKELKL
- a CDS encoding cysteine hydrolase family protein; translated protein: MQCFVLYNLFVLCLEIKPIERSVEIMSNSFALVSIDMQNDFVLPGAPFAVGEAMSRIENMSKVLHFFRSKNLPVVHVCRRYRTDGSDVELVRRSAFLDGTSRGVVENTEGAKIVQELSPSNNEYVIVKPRFSAFFATELDLLLRRLGIHTIVLIGVNTANCIRSTAYDGISLDYDVVVLADATAAQTKAITEYNLQDMARIGIATPSFEEFRHSFNSLLA
- a CDS encoding response regulator, with product MKSHTIKSSFEPTKNPCSILIVEDEAANRLAMSLFLERFGHTVTKVQNGIEAVNTALSEKFDIILMDIQLPGLDGVEATRRIRTEFAERELTAPIIIALTAHAMAGDREKLLSSGMDDYISKPLDLFDLIAIIDRHCARLID
- the prmA gene encoding 50S ribosomal protein L11 methyltransferase, which codes for MGNLLQIDITVPAANGSTPSYCSEDVLSPDCNREALIAQLTTFLTMNIAHGWEEEENATNGHLVFRVILDKRPSSSALIEEISLRWPNIGLLVQEISDQDWSLAWKEYFTPIKAGSRFEILPPWSADQADPTRTPIFIEPKMAFGTGHHPTTALCLEHLSNLVESGRIKKNMEFLDLGTGSGILGIALSLLGLTGVGLDIDPLAMHCARENVLRNHVAEKFTLAAGSLDSLAVTRGFDVVVANILAGPLISMAPDLLDCVAQDGVLILSGILSHQAEDVARAYSRRGRPRIETKGDDDTWAVLVWS
- a CDS encoding UDP-glucuronic acid decarboxylase family protein — encoded protein: MYRKTRVLVTGGAGFLGSHLCERLLKEGYEVICLDNCFTGSKQNILHLHNDPNFEFLRHDITFPLYLEVDQIYNLACPASPIHYQFDPVQTTKTSVHGAINMLGLAKRVRAKIMQASTSEVYGDPEMHPQQESYWGNVNPIGMRSCYDEGKRCAETLFFDYKRQHNLRIKVARIFNTYGPRMHPNDGRVVSNFIVQALKNEPITVYGDGSQTRSFCYVDDLVEGFYRLMNVTDDAFSGPVNLGNPGEFTILQLANLVIEYTNSKSEIIYKPLPENDPRKRRPDITLAKEVLGWQPYTKLEQGLLKTITYFDKYLTQEEAAAQ
- a CDS encoding AzlC family ABC transporter permease; the encoded protein is MSPSPEFIAAFRAGARSVFPALPGLVPFALICGVTAMKAQVPGYLASFMSLTVFAGASQLAALELFSAGAPLAVVVMTGLVINLRFVMYSASITPHLQNRTLFERILMAYVLTDQGYALSVIRFEKPPPLIKPDTILVRHS
- a CDS encoding AzlD domain-containing protein, which encodes MTNDQATTFFLACLLLGLGTWIFRASFLLAADRLRTSERFIRLLSFIPAAVLSALVVPAIIYHQGHIDALHGKERIIAGIAAAIVAWRTKNILATITTGMVAVGVLEWIF
- a CDS encoding Crp/Fnr family transcriptional regulator translates to MSRPSVFYELRAMPLFSGLDDNNLVSLATQGRIALIEAGSLVATEQDPADDFHVVLSGKAKLYKRSPGGKEQIVYVFEAGEPFCLCAMQTGERYPLSAEAMERTRLFTVSALSFADALESDPHLAFNVIKVLSRRLKEAMALIESLSLKDLSERVAAFLIQARPSSGDSTYSLPVSQREIAKIVGVTPEALSRHFKKFADMGVVAVSGRAVVILNQKRLEELAGTIEKEDHAE
- a CDS encoding FAD-dependent oxidoreductase, translated to MKSKRIVVIGGSAAGPKAAARAKRLDQDAQVVLLQKDPELSMASCGYPYYIGGTFDDRNQLICTPTGVVRDPGFFAKAKGVEAMVRTEVTEIDPKAKTVSFSKLDSNETGSLEYDKLIICTGASPRVPPIPGRELAGITPLHAMRDADALHEAAAQAKGKKAIIVGGGLIGIETCEAFAEKGLDVTVVELLPQILMFLDPEMAKLVENHVKAKGVNIITNNGVAEFIGENGHVSAVKLNDGTTLPCDVAVVAIGVVPNVRLAKDAGLGIGKFGGIEVNEFMQTTDPDIYASGDCVELTNRITGQKTLAPYGDLANLEGRVAAENAVKGNSSFFPGTIHSGICKVFDFTAATTGLSEERARQAGFDVVSATNAGLDRPGFMGAKLLVSKMVADAKTGRLLGFQIVGPGEVNRQVAEAAVAVMAGMSINDLAVADLPYAPPYSLAIDHFITSAHILQNKMNGLMTGVTNREVKAKLDAGEKLFFLDVRSPEEFAQMELGIGEKLIPLGALRSKMSELPEDKNAEIITYCKISMRGYEAQQVLHHAGYSNVTVMEGGVMAWPYGRKK
- a CDS encoding GrpB family protein yields the protein MTKETLAEKIARVTAEIVMLSAYDPAWPSHFEEEKRHLEACLPADLIIRIEHIGSTAIPGLIAKPIIDMLIEITDVERGKRLIPEILESQGYDCFWRPHGNRNIPPYYTWCIKRASNGTRTHHLHIDAPRAQANKVRFRDILLANPERAHEYANLKQRLELQHKNNRIAYTTAKGSFIQETLDDENIF